A window of the Branchiostoma lanceolatum isolate klBraLanc5 chromosome 13, klBraLanc5.hap2, whole genome shotgun sequence genome harbors these coding sequences:
- the LOC136447261 gene encoding twist-related protein isoform X1 — MAADVVTYTTLETFSHEDLVKPDPDASPLADHSSSGPEAEEDPSRSKRYERKRRYSKSSASSDDGSTGGGSVGGGKSGKNRKKTSKAESFEDLQNQRVLANVRERQRTQVNQKDSLNEAFSSLRKIIPTLPSDKLSKIQTLKLAARYIDFLYQVLRSDDTDTKMASSCSYVAHERLSYAFSVSRQELYFGLGAPSGGSNHF; from the exons ATGGCAGCCGACGTGGTGACCTACACGACGCTCGAGACCTTCTCGCACGAGGACCTCGTGAAGCCCGATCCCGACGCGTCACCCTTGGCGGACCACAGCTCCTCAGGCCCCGAGGCCGAGGAGGACCCCTCCCGCTCCAAGAGGTACGAGCGCAAGCGGCGGTACTCCAAATCTAGCGCCTCTTCGGACGATGGGTCGACCGGCGGCGGGTCCGTTGGTGGCGGCAAGAGCGGGAAAAATCGCAAGAAGACGTCGAAGGCTGAGAGTTTCGAGGACTTGCAGAACCAAAGGGTGCTTGCCAACGTGCGTGAGCGACAACGAACACAGGTGAATCAGAAAGAC TCTTTGAACGAGGCCTTCTCGTCTCTACGAAAGATCATCCCTACTCTACCTTCCGACAAACTCTCCAAAATACAGACGTTGAAGCTGGCGGCTCGGTACATAGACTTCTTGTATCAG GTCCTCAGATCGGACGACACCGACACCAAGATGGCGTCCTCCTGTTCGTACGTGGCGCACGAGAGACTGAGCTACGCCTTTTCG GTCTCCAGGCAAGAGCTGTACTTCGGGCTAGGAGCGCCATCTGGCGGATCCAACCACTTCTAA
- the LOC136447261 gene encoding twist-related protein isoform X3 yields the protein MAADVVTYTTLETFSHEDLVKPDPDASPLADHSSSGPEAEEDPSRSKRYERKRRYSKSSASSDDGSTGGGSVGGGKSGKNRKKTSKAESFEDLQNQRVLANVRERQRTQSLNEAFSSLRKIIPTLPSDKLSKIQTLKLAARYIDFLYQVLRSDDTDTKMASSCSYVAHERLSYAFSVSRQELYFGLGAPSGGSNHF from the exons ATGGCAGCCGACGTGGTGACCTACACGACGCTCGAGACCTTCTCGCACGAGGACCTCGTGAAGCCCGATCCCGACGCGTCACCCTTGGCGGACCACAGCTCCTCAGGCCCCGAGGCCGAGGAGGACCCCTCCCGCTCCAAGAGGTACGAGCGCAAGCGGCGGTACTCCAAATCTAGCGCCTCTTCGGACGATGGGTCGACCGGCGGCGGGTCCGTTGGTGGCGGCAAGAGCGGGAAAAATCGCAAGAAGACGTCGAAGGCTGAGAGTTTCGAGGACTTGCAGAACCAAAGGGTGCTTGCCAACGTGCGTGAGCGACAACGAACACAG TCTTTGAACGAGGCCTTCTCGTCTCTACGAAAGATCATCCCTACTCTACCTTCCGACAAACTCTCCAAAATACAGACGTTGAAGCTGGCGGCTCGGTACATAGACTTCTTGTATCAG GTCCTCAGATCGGACGACACCGACACCAAGATGGCGTCCTCCTGTTCGTACGTGGCGCACGAGAGACTGAGCTACGCCTTTTCG GTCTCCAGGCAAGAGCTGTACTTCGGGCTAGGAGCGCCATCTGGCGGATCCAACCACTTCTAA
- the LOC136447261 gene encoding twist-related protein isoform X2 encodes MAADVVTYTTLETFSHEDLVKPDPDASPLADHSSSGPEAEEDPSRSKRYERKRRYSKSSASSDDGSTGGGSVGGGKSGKNRKKTSKAESFEDLQNQRVLANVRERQRTQVNQKDSLNEAFSSLRKIIPTLPSDKLSKIQTLKLAARYIDFLYQVLRSDDTDTKMASSCSYVAHERLSYAFSVWRMEGAWSMNGHHQL; translated from the exons ATGGCAGCCGACGTGGTGACCTACACGACGCTCGAGACCTTCTCGCACGAGGACCTCGTGAAGCCCGATCCCGACGCGTCACCCTTGGCGGACCACAGCTCCTCAGGCCCCGAGGCCGAGGAGGACCCCTCCCGCTCCAAGAGGTACGAGCGCAAGCGGCGGTACTCCAAATCTAGCGCCTCTTCGGACGATGGGTCGACCGGCGGCGGGTCCGTTGGTGGCGGCAAGAGCGGGAAAAATCGCAAGAAGACGTCGAAGGCTGAGAGTTTCGAGGACTTGCAGAACCAAAGGGTGCTTGCCAACGTGCGTGAGCGACAACGAACACAGGTGAATCAGAAAGAC TCTTTGAACGAGGCCTTCTCGTCTCTACGAAAGATCATCCCTACTCTACCTTCCGACAAACTCTCCAAAATACAGACGTTGAAGCTGGCGGCTCGGTACATAGACTTCTTGTATCAG GTCCTCAGATCGGACGACACCGACACCAAGATGGCGTCCTCCTGTTCGTACGTGGCGCACGAGAGACTGAGCTACGCCTTTTCGGTATGGAGAATGGAGGGTGCATGGAGTATGAACGGACATCATCAGTTGTAG
- the LOC136447261 gene encoding twist-related protein isoform X4 produces MAADVVTYTTLETFSHEDLVKPDPDASPLADHSSSGPEAEEDPSRSKRYERKRRYSKSSASSDDGSTGGGSVGGGKSGKNRKKTSKAESFEDLQNQRVLANVRERQRTQSLNEAFSSLRKIIPTLPSDKLSKIQTLKLAARYIDFLYQVLRSDDTDTKMASSCSYVAHERLSYAFSVWRMEGAWSMNGHHQL; encoded by the exons ATGGCAGCCGACGTGGTGACCTACACGACGCTCGAGACCTTCTCGCACGAGGACCTCGTGAAGCCCGATCCCGACGCGTCACCCTTGGCGGACCACAGCTCCTCAGGCCCCGAGGCCGAGGAGGACCCCTCCCGCTCCAAGAGGTACGAGCGCAAGCGGCGGTACTCCAAATCTAGCGCCTCTTCGGACGATGGGTCGACCGGCGGCGGGTCCGTTGGTGGCGGCAAGAGCGGGAAAAATCGCAAGAAGACGTCGAAGGCTGAGAGTTTCGAGGACTTGCAGAACCAAAGGGTGCTTGCCAACGTGCGTGAGCGACAACGAACACAG TCTTTGAACGAGGCCTTCTCGTCTCTACGAAAGATCATCCCTACTCTACCTTCCGACAAACTCTCCAAAATACAGACGTTGAAGCTGGCGGCTCGGTACATAGACTTCTTGTATCAG GTCCTCAGATCGGACGACACCGACACCAAGATGGCGTCCTCCTGTTCGTACGTGGCGCACGAGAGACTGAGCTACGCCTTTTCGGTATGGAGAATGGAGGGTGCATGGAGTATGAACGGACATCATCAGTTGTAG